A window of the Ciona intestinalis unplaced genomic scaffold, KH HT000054.2, whole genome shotgun sequence genome harbors these coding sequences:
- the LOC113474951 gene encoding LOW QUALITY PROTEIN: 39S ribosomal protein L27, mitochondrial-like (The sequence of the model RefSeq protein was modified relative to this genomic sequence to represent the inferred CDS: deleted 2 bases in 1 codon) — translation MVTQNVQAPLVLIPHCNAGSGVKGTTKNRNRGPRIFPRGTRVVEGDYVHSGYLLARMVRKFRWLPGANVVAGRKMRLIAKCSGTVRFTKEVYIPGPESPDAEIAKNFVKXGRSCRTFINVVPERDVGRFKLVETV, via the exons ATGG TGACCCAGAATGTACAAGCACCGTTGGTATTGATTCCGCATTGCAATGCTGGTTCTGGTGTTAAAGGAACAACAAAGAATCGAAATCGAGGACCACGAATATTCCCGAGAGGAACCAGGGTAGTGGAAG GAGATTATGTTCATTCTGGTTACTTGTTGGCAAGGATGGTGCGAAAGTTCCGCTGGTTGCCGGGAGCTAAt GTTGTTGCTGGAAGGAAAATGCGACTTATAGCAAAATGTTCCGGCACTGTTCGATTCACCAAGGAAGTTTATATTCCTGGACCTGAGTCGCCAGATGCAGAGATTGcgaaaaactttgtaaaagNGGGCCGTTCATGT AGGACGTTTATAAATGTGGTTCCAGAAAGAGATGTTGGACGTTTTAAATTAGTTGAGACTGTATAA